A section of the Sulfurovum riftiae genome encodes:
- a CDS encoding NADH-quinone oxidoreductase subunit M has protein sequence MENILSILVFFPAIAGLLGFVVDKDSARAYGITVAAIEFLLSIWLWFSFDTANAGMQFVELIPLIPDFGISYYLGVDGISLFIIIMATLMTLIGMMSMSITENIKNMIITLLFLEMTMVGVFVALDAIIFYLFWELSLVPMLYIIGAWGGPLRVYAAVKFFLYTFMGSLIMLVGMLFVAYVYHNLTGVWSFAITDWYALVLPVNYQLWLFAAFFLGFAIKVPMFPFHTWLPYAHGQAPTIGSVILAAVLLKMGTYGFVRFSLPMFPDASVLAITPIAAISIVMIIYTAMVAYAQKDMKQVIAYSSVSHMGIIMIGIFAMNAEGISGSVFQMLSHGIVSGALFMLVGVIYDRRHTKLMSEFGGLASVMPKYAVIFGIMLMSSVGLPLTIGFVGEFLVLIGFYEVSPVMTVLAGTSIIIGAIYMLSVYKQSFFGPVTNEANKSLKDLDRKETWSLVPLVLIVVWLGVYPKPVLAPIDNSVKAMLSFMNEKAITQEAKDMIKVSKTTLNRGEVK, from the coding sequence ATGGAAAATATTTTAAGTATATTGGTGTTTTTTCCTGCGATCGCTGGATTGTTAGGATTTGTTGTAGATAAAGATAGTGCAAGGGCTTACGGGATCACTGTAGCAGCGATCGAGTTCCTTCTCTCTATCTGGCTGTGGTTCAGTTTCGACACGGCGAATGCAGGTATGCAATTCGTCGAGTTGATCCCTCTGATCCCTGATTTCGGTATCTCATACTACCTGGGTGTAGACGGTATCTCACTCTTCATCATCATTATGGCGACCCTGATGACACTGATCGGTATGATGAGTATGAGTATCACGGAGAATATCAAGAACATGATCATTACGCTTCTCTTCCTTGAGATGACGATGGTGGGTGTTTTCGTAGCACTCGATGCGATTATCTTCTATCTTTTCTGGGAGCTTTCACTCGTACCTATGCTTTATATCATCGGTGCATGGGGTGGACCGCTCAGAGTCTATGCGGCAGTGAAGTTCTTCCTCTATACCTTTATGGGATCACTGATCATGCTGGTAGGTATGCTGTTCGTAGCCTATGTCTACCATAACCTTACAGGCGTATGGAGCTTTGCGATCACTGACTGGTATGCACTGGTACTTCCGGTCAATTACCAGCTCTGGCTCTTCGCAGCGTTCTTCCTCGGTTTTGCGATCAAGGTGCCGATGTTTCCGTTCCATACCTGGTTGCCATATGCACACGGACAGGCGCCGACCATCGGTTCGGTCATCCTTGCAGCGGTACTTCTGAAGATGGGTACTTACGGTTTTGTAAGATTCTCGCTTCCGATGTTCCCTGATGCATCGGTGCTGGCGATCACACCGATCGCTGCGATCTCGATCGTGATGATCATCTATACAGCGATGGTAGCGTATGCGCAGAAAGATATGAAACAGGTCATTGCATACTCATCCGTATCACATATGGGTATCATCATGATCGGTATCTTCGCGATGAATGCTGAAGGTATCAGTGGTTCTGTCTTTCAAATGCTCTCACACGGTATCGTCTCGGGTGCACTGTTCATGCTCGTAGGTGTGATCTATGACAGAAGACATACGAAGCTGATGAGTGAATTCGGCGGACTTGCGTCGGTGATGCCGAAATATGCCGTGATCTTCGGGATCATGCTGATGTCATCGGTCGGACTTCCTTTGACCATCGGATTCGTAGGCGAGTTCCTTGTACTGATAGGTTTCTATGAAGTTTCGCCGGTCATGACAGTACTGGCAGGTACTTCCATCATCATCGGTGCGATCTATATGCTATCTGTTTACAAGCAGAGTTTCTTCGGTCCTGTGACCAACGAAGCAAATAAATCACTCAAAGACCTTGACCGTAAAGAGACATGGTCCCTGGTACCTTTGGTCCTTATCGTTGTCTGGTTGGGTGTCTACCCCAAACCGGTACTTGCACCGATCGACAATTCTGTCAAAGCGATGTTGAGCTTCATGAATGAAAAAGCGATCACACAAGAGGCAAAAGATATGATCAAAGTCTCTAAAACAACACTAAACAGAGGGGAGGTTAAGTAA
- the nuoN gene encoding NADH-quinone oxidoreductase subunit NuoN produces MLQPINVSLESLNLITLAPMLVAIAGGLIILILDLINEKLHKSLYVMLTILVLVIDFGATLGLNVNERGFFDVMLIDGISIVSQLLIIVASIIFTPLALTSKRFHEYSYPEFFALFLFMVAGFQFMVASDNLILIFVGLETASLSLYTLIALHNRSNSYEAAVKYFTMGALAAGFFAMGSAVIYALTGSVELYRVADVLAARMDETGLMIAIFGSSVLLLVAFAFKLSLFPFHTWAPDVYEGASAPLAGYMSVVPKVAAFVVSIRIFGMYIDLGVEWVRVVILVLAVLTMTLANLMALVQEDVKRMLAYSSISHAGFIIAALALDTTEGTTAIFFYYALFMFTNLGAFTMLWISRHKVRRFDARFDHPYEKFAGFIKIMPVGAVIMAIFMLSLAGVPPFSVFWGKIYVMQAAVNSGYVWLAIVMGLNSAIAAYYYLKLIVYMFLKDPVKDVDTVYYNLSKPLMAVIGMATIATIAAIFYVQPLVSYIYYMISASGY; encoded by the coding sequence ATGTTACAACCTATCAATGTAAGTTTGGAAAGTCTTAATCTCATTACACTTGCACCTATGCTTGTAGCGATCGCAGGTGGTTTGATTATACTGATACTTGACCTGATCAACGAGAAACTCCACAAGTCTCTCTATGTGATGCTGACCATTCTGGTACTCGTGATCGATTTTGGTGCGACCCTGGGGCTGAATGTGAATGAACGCGGTTTCTTTGATGTGATGCTGATCGATGGTATTTCCATCGTCTCGCAACTTCTGATCATTGTGGCGTCCATCATCTTCACACCGCTGGCATTGACCTCGAAGCGTTTTCATGAGTACTCCTATCCGGAGTTCTTTGCACTCTTCCTGTTCATGGTCGCCGGCTTCCAGTTCATGGTGGCAAGTGACAACCTTATCCTGATCTTCGTAGGTCTTGAGACAGCGTCACTTTCACTCTATACGCTCATTGCACTGCATAACAGAAGCAACTCTTACGAAGCTGCGGTGAAGTACTTCACCATGGGTGCTTTGGCAGCAGGTTTCTTCGCGATGGGTTCTGCAGTGATCTATGCACTGACAGGATCGGTCGAACTCTATAGAGTAGCGGACGTATTGGCGGCACGTATGGATGAGACAGGATTGATGATTGCGATCTTCGGATCATCCGTACTCCTTCTGGTGGCATTTGCATTCAAACTCTCACTCTTCCCGTTCCATACCTGGGCACCGGATGTGTATGAGGGAGCATCTGCACCACTTGCCGGATACATGTCAGTTGTTCCGAAGGTAGCGGCATTCGTCGTTTCCATCAGGATCTTCGGTATGTATATCGACCTGGGTGTCGAGTGGGTCAGAGTGGTCATCCTGGTACTTGCAGTACTTACAATGACCCTGGCGAACCTTATGGCGCTGGTACAGGAAGATGTCAAGCGTATGCTTGCATACTCATCCATCTCCCATGCCGGTTTCATTATTGCGGCATTGGCACTGGATACGACAGAAGGTACGACAGCGATCTTCTTCTATTATGCACTTTTCATGTTCACGAACCTTGGTGCCTTCACCATGCTTTGGATCTCCAGACACAAAGTCAGAAGATTCGATGCACGTTTTGACCATCCGTATGAGAAGTTCGCAGGGTTCATCAAGATCATGCCTGTCGGGGCAGTGATCATGGCGATCTTCATGCTTTCTCTGGCCGGTGTTCCGCCGTTCTCCGTCTTCTGGGGAAAGATCTATGTCATGCAGGCAGCGGTCAATTCAGGATATGTCTGGTTGGCGATCGTGATGGGGCTTAACTCGGCGATCGCGGCATACTACTATCTGAAACTGATCGTCTATATGTTCCTCAAAGATCCGGTCAAAGATGTCGATACTGTCTACTACAACCTTTCCAAGCCATTGATGGCAGTGATCGGTATGGCAACGATAGCGACGATCGCAGCGATCTTCTATGTACAGCCTCTGGTATCGTATATCTACTATATGATCTCCGCTTCAGGTTATTAA
- the miaA gene encoding tRNA (adenosine(37)-N6)-dimethylallyltransferase MiaA, with product MNTIRQLALIGPTASGKTALSIKVAQALDAYILSIDSLSIYKEIDIVSAKPTLEEREGIVHFGLDRIYPNEDFDVTTFIRLYNDVYAKAAADSKNLVIVGGTSFYLKMLMDGISELPKISAASEKKTADALKDLKETYTWLSSLDPDYMSRIASNDPYRIEKALDIYFETGLIPSEYFRQFPPRPTVKSELPVYQIEIDRQLLRKRIALRTELMLKKGLIDEICCLEKKYTRAPNCMKAIGIKETLAYLDGIYDREMLQEKITTNTARLAKRQTTFNNSQFENVIKGSVEDLEKMLL from the coding sequence ATGAATACGATCAGACAACTTGCACTCATTGGTCCTACCGCTTCGGGTAAGACCGCACTATCCATCAAAGTGGCACAGGCACTGGATGCCTACATCCTTTCCATTGATTCGCTCTCCATCTACAAAGAGATCGATATTGTATCCGCCAAGCCGACCCTCGAAGAGAGAGAAGGCATAGTGCATTTCGGTTTGGACCGCATCTACCCCAATGAGGATTTCGACGTCACGACATTCATCCGTCTCTACAACGATGTCTATGCAAAAGCTGCGGCGGACAGTAAGAATCTTGTCATCGTCGGAGGCACGAGTTTCTACCTCAAAATGCTGATGGACGGTATCAGCGAACTCCCGAAGATATCGGCAGCAAGTGAAAAGAAAACCGCCGATGCCCTGAAAGATCTCAAAGAGACCTACACCTGGCTCTCCAGCCTGGACCCTGACTATATGAGCAGGATCGCATCCAATGACCCCTACCGTATAGAGAAGGCATTGGATATCTATTTTGAGACCGGATTGATCCCCTCCGAGTATTTCAGACAATTCCCTCCCAGACCGACCGTCAAGTCCGAACTGCCTGTCTACCAAATTGAGATCGACAGGCAGCTTCTCAGAAAACGCATTGCTCTGAGAACGGAGCTTATGTTAAAAAAAGGTCTCATCGATGAGATATGCTGTCTTGAAAAAAAATATACGAGGGCTCCCAACTGTATGAAAGCCATCGGCATCAAAGAGACCCTGGCTTACCTGGACGGGATCTACGACAGAGAGATGCTTCAGGAGAAGATTACGACCAATACAGCAAGACTGGCAAAAAGACAGACGACGTTCAATAATTCCCAGTTTGAAAATGTAATAAAAGGTAGTGTTGAAGATCTGGAGAAGATGTTACTGTAG
- a CDS encoding CDP-alcohol phosphatidyltransferase family protein: MDLFDKHNRFNIANLVTYLNVSLGVIAIYFIVKEDFFTAIVLAWIAGACDIIDGKLARKYELSTEFGVQLDSFADFISFVVMPPFLLFYALKGSFTNGWEEMLVGIVFIAYIILGLRRLVEFNLKVDAGEVAKYFEGVPTPLGAILLWVLYLLFSYSIVPSVSVITLMVVFIAWSLNSKLKIPHP; this comes from the coding sequence ATGGATCTGTTTGATAAACATAATCGTTTCAACATTGCCAATTTGGTCACCTACCTGAATGTCTCACTTGGGGTAATCGCCATCTACTTTATCGTCAAAGAGGATTTTTTCACTGCGATCGTTCTGGCATGGATCGCAGGTGCCTGTGATATCATTGACGGGAAACTGGCACGAAAGTATGAACTTTCTACAGAATTCGGTGTACAGCTGGACAGTTTTGCAGACTTTATCTCTTTTGTCGTCATGCCGCCATTTCTGCTTTTTTATGCACTTAAAGGAAGTTTTACAAACGGATGGGAAGAGATGTTAGTGGGCATTGTCTTTATTGCTTACATTATTTTAGGCTTGCGCAGACTGGTGGAATTCAATCTTAAAGTGGATGCAGGAGAAGTTGCCAAATACTTTGAAGGTGTACCGACACCGCTTGGTGCCATCCTGCTTTGGGTGCTCTATCTGCTTTTCAGTTACAGTATTGTCCCAAGCGTATCTGTCATTACGTTGATGGTAGTGTTTATTGCCTGGTCACTGAATTCAAAATTAAAAATTCCACACCCGTAA
- the mqnP gene encoding menaquinone biosynthesis prenyltransferase MqnP gives MRNEELKRNVWIEKLNDFSELVMFKHSVFSLPFIFIAMLVAAYLDTGSGWFGWKLLLLGTVAAVSARNFAMGVNRYLDRDIDILNPRTRNRPSVDGRVSDTQMVLFILVNALVFIGVAYLINALAFALSIPILLVLGAYTFFKRFSAMAHLILGVSLGLAPIAGVVAVSGEITAWSVWLAAGVMFWVAGFDLLYSLQDMEFDKANNLHSIPSKFGAKKTMLIARAFHLMTVIFWTVFVVSAQLGIWAESAVVFAALMLTYEHYLVNKDFTKIDRAFFTVNGYLGFVFLFFIILEVA, from the coding sequence ATGAGGAATGAAGAACTGAAAAGAAATGTCTGGATAGAGAAGCTAAATGATTTTTCTGAATTGGTGATGTTCAAACACTCTGTGTTTTCACTTCCGTTTATTTTTATAGCCATGCTGGTCGCCGCCTATCTTGATACAGGTTCTGGGTGGTTTGGATGGAAACTGCTTCTGCTTGGTACAGTGGCAGCAGTATCTGCAAGAAACTTTGCCATGGGTGTCAACCGTTACCTTGACAGGGATATTGACATACTCAATCCCAGAACGAGGAACAGACCTTCTGTGGACGGCAGGGTTTCCGATACACAGATGGTACTTTTCATTCTTGTCAATGCATTGGTATTCATTGGTGTTGCCTACCTTATCAATGCGCTTGCATTTGCACTTTCGATACCTATCTTGCTGGTATTGGGTGCCTATACATTTTTCAAACGTTTCTCGGCAATGGCACACCTTATTCTCGGTGTGAGTCTGGGGCTCGCTCCCATCGCCGGAGTTGTGGCCGTCTCGGGAGAGATCACTGCTTGGTCTGTCTGGCTTGCCGCAGGTGTGATGTTCTGGGTGGCAGGTTTCGACCTGCTCTATTCCCTGCAGGATATGGAGTTCGACAAGGCCAACAACCTGCACTCCATCCCGTCGAAATTCGGTGCCAAAAAAACGATGCTGATCGCCAGAGCTTTCCACCTGATGACAGTGATCTTCTGGACAGTATTCGTTGTAAGTGCACAGCTCGGCATTTGGGCTGAAAGTGCGGTAGTGTTCGCAGCACTCATGTTGACATATGAACACTATCTTGTCAATAAGGACTTTACAAAGATCGACAGGGCTTTCTTTACCGTAAACGGGTATCTGGGGTTTGTCTTTCTGTTTTTCATCATCTTGGAGGTAGCATAA
- a CDS encoding uracil-DNA glycosylase family protein, with amino-acid sequence MPSKSWESVLQEAYANLEEDYRQFLEEDSGYIPDRENYFNAFKTLPKENVKYILFGQDPYPREESANGYAFIDARVKAVFSDKGLSKEVNRATSLRNFVKMALVARGDLSLEDLSQDAIASVDKTVLISSIEELRVNFEKNGVLLLNTALIFTDKKSSSRHVKAWRPFVQSLLRSLEAQQPKLILFGTHAKELKKHLPLESFETIELEHPYNHTFIANPKALELFGPMHLLDK; translated from the coding sequence ATGCCGTCTAAAAGCTGGGAATCTGTTCTTCAGGAGGCATACGCCAACCTTGAAGAGGATTACCGCCAGTTTCTTGAAGAGGACAGCGGTTATATCCCCGACAGGGAGAATTATTTTAATGCCTTCAAGACACTGCCCAAAGAGAATGTCAAATACATTCTTTTCGGACAGGACCCCTACCCCAGGGAAGAGAGTGCCAACGGCTATGCCTTTATCGATGCCAGGGTCAAAGCGGTTTTCTCCGACAAAGGCCTGAGCAAGGAAGTGAACCGGGCGACCAGCCTGCGGAACTTCGTCAAAATGGCCCTGGTCGCACGGGGTGACCTCTCTCTGGAAGATCTTTCACAGGATGCCATCGCTTCTGTCGACAAAACAGTGCTTATCAGCTCCATTGAAGAACTCAGGGTCAATTTTGAGAAGAACGGTGTACTGCTTCTCAACACGGCCCTTATCTTCACGGACAAGAAAAGCTCGTCCCGACATGTCAAAGCATGGCGTCCTTTCGTTCAGAGCCTGTTACGCTCTCTTGAAGCACAGCAGCCCAAGCTCATCCTTTTCGGTACCCATGCCAAAGAACTGAAAAAGCATCTGCCGCTTGAAAGTTTTGAAACGATCGAGCTGGAACACCCCTACAACCATACCTTCATCGCCAATCCAAAAGCGCTTGAACTTTTCGGCCCGATGCACTTACTTGATAAATAA
- a CDS encoding outer membrane protein has protein sequence MKKLTLSLILTLAIGTTVMAESYPAYGSNSYKAKHDSGYTSSDIITPQNAIVSDVGFYLGLAYGPMNANSEANMNHPIIIQAESDYDLNTIMLQAGYKLNQYIAIEGRYWRTFGDIDYTNTSSTHPWMNSSGSSDNDDENVWGIYIKPSYPINEDFNIYILVGYASIDFDDVEEDEDGLSWGIGASFSIINNLSVFIDYVRLYDDDTTEEVFGYDIDFDVSVDSWNFGISYNF, from the coding sequence ATGAAAAAATTAACACTCTCACTTATTTTAACATTGGCAATAGGTACAACAGTGATGGCGGAATCTTATCCAGCCTATGGTTCAAATTCGTATAAGGCAAAGCATGACAGTGGATATACCTCTAGTGATATTATCACTCCACAAAATGCCATTGTATCTGATGTAGGTTTCTATTTGGGTCTTGCATATGGACCAATGAATGCAAATTCAGAAGCAAACATGAACCACCCCATTATAATACAGGCAGAATCTGATTATGATCTCAATACAATAATGCTTCAAGCAGGATATAAACTTAATCAGTATATTGCCATTGAAGGTAGATACTGGAGAACATTCGGTGATATAGATTATACTAACACCTCATCAACGCATCCTTGGATGAATAGCTCAGGCTCTTCTGATAATGATGATGAAAATGTATGGGGAATTTATATTAAACCAAGTTATCCTATAAATGAAGATTTTAACATTTATATTTTAGTGGGGTATGCATCTATAGATTTTGATGATGTGGAGGAAGATGAAGATGGTCTTTCTTGGGGTATTGGAGCTTCGTTTAGTATTATTAATAATCTATCAGTTTTTATTGACTATGTAAGATTATATGATGATGATACAACAGAAGAAGTTTTTGGTTATGATATAGATTTTGATGTTTCAGTTGACAGTTGGAACTTTGGTATAAGTTACAACTTTTAA
- a CDS encoding tetratricopeptide repeat protein: MYILAQVVNKDNVKSAEYYKKRCDGNDTDSCVFLGAAYLEGVGVSKNKLKAKSFYKKACTLGDVYACQKVIP; encoded by the coding sequence ATGTATATATTAGCTCAAGTGGTAAATAAAGATAATGTTAAATCTGCCGAATATTATAAAAAAAGATGTGATGGAAACGATACTGATAGTTGTGTATTTCTTGGAGCTGCCTATCTTGAGGGTGTAGGAGTAAGCAAAAATAAACTTAAAGCAAAGAGTTTCTATAAAAAGGCGTGTACTTTGGGAGATGTATATGCTTGTCAGAAGGTTATACCTTAG
- the gmk gene encoding guanylate kinase, whose translation MHKGAILVLSGPSGAGKSTIINAASDEIGEYYFSISTTTREPRVGEEDGVDYFFVTKECFEEDIKAGNFLEYAQVHGNYYGTSLKPVKEALAQEKLVIFDIDIQGHRLVRAKMDDITTSAFITPPTLKELETRLRARCTDDEAVILRRIENAKEEIKAVGEYDFTIINDTVEEAAQKFIIVAKAARLKQSKEDEAEFIQHWLGV comes from the coding sequence ATGCATAAAGGGGCAATACTGGTACTTTCCGGACCCAGCGGAGCGGGGAAGAGTACCATTATCAATGCGGCTTCCGATGAGATAGGCGAGTACTACTTCTCCATCTCCACAACGACAAGGGAACCAAGGGTCGGGGAAGAGGATGGTGTGGACTATTTCTTCGTGACCAAAGAGTGTTTTGAAGAAGATATCAAGGCGGGAAATTTCCTGGAGTATGCACAGGTACACGGTAACTACTACGGTACCTCGCTCAAACCGGTCAAAGAAGCGCTTGCACAGGAAAAGCTGGTGATTTTCGATATCGATATACAGGGACATCGGCTGGTACGGGCAAAGATGGATGATATCACGACCTCCGCTTTCATTACACCACCGACGCTCAAGGAACTTGAGACAAGGCTTCGTGCACGCTGTACGGATGATGAAGCGGTGATCCTCAGACGTATAGAGAATGCCAAAGAGGAGATCAAAGCGGTAGGAGAGTATGATTTTACGATCATCAATGATACAGTAGAGGAAGCAGCGCAGAAATTCATCATTGTCGCCAAAGCAGCCAGACTCAAACAGAGCAAGGAAGATGAGGCGGAATTCATACAGCATTGGCTTGGCGTTTAA